The stretch of DNA AGATGCCGTCCTGCACGGGGCCGGCAGGGAAGATATCGACGCAAGGATGCTCGGTACCGGCAGACCTTTCGTAATCGAGATAGTCGAGCCGACGATCAGATCGTTCGATCCCGAAGAGCTTGAAAAAACAATCAATGAAAGCGCCGGAGGAAGGGTTTCCGTAACTATAGATCACATAAGCGATCGCAAAGAGGTGGAAACCCTTAAATCGGGAAAAGCTCATAAAAAGTACAGCATTCTGGTGGAAGTAGAAGGCGAATTTTCGGCAGATGAAGTCAAATCTGCCTTAAACAGCCTCCGTGGGGCTATAATTAATCAGCGCACCCCGGAAAGGGTTTCTCACCGAAGGGCAGACAAGGTCAGAAAACGTCAGTGCATCGACATCAGCTGTACTGGTGTAGAGGACGGCAGCTTCAGGATTGAAGTGCTTGGAGACGCCGGACTCTACATCAAGGAACTGATATCTGGCGATGAAGGACGGACAAGTCCGAGCCTTTCGGAGATAATCAACCGCCCCGCCCGGGTAAAAAGCCTGGATGTTGTAATGGTCGAGAGCGTTGTTTCCGAAACCAGAACCGGCGAAATTATTCAAAATTAAGGAGAGAATCAAAATGGCACATCACTTTGGTCAGAGAAAAAAGACCCGCTATAAATACAAGAAAGAACTCAGAAAGAGAGGAATGGCTCCTGTAACTTCAATTATTCAGGAATTCGAGGAAGGCCAGAAGGTACACATCGTAATCGATTCCAGCGTGCAGAAAGGCATGCCCCACCGCAGGTTCCAGGGAAGAACCGGCGAAATTATCGGGAAGCAGGGTCACGCATGGGTCCTTGAGATCAACGACGGCAATTCCAGAAAGACTGTAGTCGCAAGACCGCAACATCTAAAACCACAAAAGCAGTAATCATTCATAGTGGTTGGCATGAAAGTAAAAGGAATAGATAGCGAAGAGAGGATAACCCTTCAGGAAACGAGGGAGATGCTGCTGAAGGTCGAGGCGGACCGTCTCGGTGCAGGCAAAGAAATGTCATACGAGCTTCGCAGAAGCATTGAGCATGCCAATCATCTCTCAAAGACAAGTGCGGAAAAATCCAGGGAACTTGTCGAGAAACTCCTTTCGCTGGAAAAAATAAAGCCTGACATTGCATTCAGGATCGCAAGCATAATGCCCAGAACAAGAGACGAACTCAGGGCAATCTATGCAAAAGAGCGCTTCACCCTTTCAGGTGAGGAGCTCGATGAGATCCTGGACCTTGTCGAGCAGCACTTTTAATTTTTTTTGGGGGTGTTCCTCTTATGCGTTCAGATAAAAAAGAGCTTTATGCAGTAGTTTTAGATTATCTTCCTATGGGACACGGCGATGCACGCCGGCCCCAGTTCAAGAAAGAGCCTTTGGTACAGGCAGTAGGTACAGATCAGTACAAACTCCTGGAGCTGGTTCCCAAGAATGCCGAGATAAAAACTGAAGAGACAGTATATATCGGTGACAAGGAAAGAGATAAAATTGAACGTGTAAAGCGCAGGATCGGATACGAGGACCTCACCCAGACAGCCAAGCTCGAACTCCCGTACGCAATTGAAAAGATCGTACTGGAGAACGAGCAGAAATATGTAGATTTCTTCAACAAGGCTGTACCGATTACATCAAAGCAGCATATGCTCCATCTTCTCCCGGGGATCGGGAAGAAACTCATGTGGGAAATTCTCGACGAGAGGAACAAGAAACCGTTCGAGAATTTTGCCGACATAAGCGAGAGAATCAAGACCATTCCCCACCCGGAGCAGATGATAATCAAAAGAATAGTCGAAGAGATCGAAGATCCAAACATAAAATATCATCTTTTCACTTCAAAATGAGTGCTCCTCATGACCAGCACTTCCTGACCGATCCCGATGCGATCAGGAAAATTGCCCATTTTTCAGATATCAAAGATCAGACTGTCCTCGAGATCGGCCCGGGGAAAGGAGCGCTTACAAAAGAGCTGCTTGAAAGAGGAGCGAAGGTAATCGCTATCGAGATCGATCCGAAGATGATCGAGATCCTGGGATCGCGTTTTGCGGACGAGATCGATTCAGGCCGGCTGAATCTGTTAAACGAAGATGCAGTCAGATGTGATTACCCCGATTTCGATATCGTTATTGCAAATCTTCCATACTCCGCATCGTCGAAGATTACCTTCAGGCTCCTCGAGCACGGGTTCAAGGAGGCGGTACTTATGTACCAGAAAGAGTTCGCCCTCCGCATGATGGCACTGCCGGGGACCAGCAACTGCGGAAGACTCTCGGTTATGGTCCAGACATACGCAAAGGTCATGCCTCTTCTCAACCTGCCTCCAGAAGCCTTCTCCCCGCCTCCCGCCGTCGATTCGATGGTTGTGAGAATTACGATGAAAGAGGAACTTACATACCCGGTGGATGATCCGGAATTCTACTCGATACTTGTAAGGGAGCTGTTTTCACACAGGAGAAAGACCCTGAAGAAATCGCTCAAATCCTCAAGGTCGGTGATAGGCGAAAAGAGATATGAAAGGATTGTCAGTATGCTTCCTGATGAAATGCTTAAAAAGAGAGCCGAGGAACTTTCCCTGAAGGATTTTTCCAATATCTCAAATATTGCAACAAAATAATTCAGATCCAACGGACCTCTTTTCCTGTAAGGGCATCGATTGAGACCGTTTTCTCTTCATGATCGGCTGCGATCCTGATCTCGTATACGGGATAATAGAATGTTTTGAATTCGACGATCTCGGATGTCGGCTCTATCGCCTTTAGAATTGTCCTCACATCATCCTTCTGAACAGTCTCTTCGATTACCTCTCCCTCCTCGGGCAGGCCGAACCTGAAATCCGTCTTTACAATCCTCGTGGAAAGAGCGGGGAGCCTCCTTTTTACAAGCGGGACATATTTTATCTCGCCGGATTCCCCTACAGCTTCACCGTTCGTGAGAAGTTTGCGTTCAAGCAGGGATGCCACCGCCTTCTCGACGGCTTTTCTTGGAAAACGCGTTCTCGCCTCGATCTCTACGGATGTCTCACCCGCCAGGGGCATGCCGTCTAGAACAAGGATGGAATCTTCATCAAGCCCAATGTACTCGCTGAAACACCGCCTGAACGTGATCCCTCCTGCAATATCGACACAGTCGCCTGTCAGCCCGTCTAAAAAGAAAGAATTCTCAATGGTCGAGCCGCTCCTGATGATCCTGCTCTTGATGTACCTGACAAGAACAAAATAAACAGGCCTGAAGGATAACTCGGCAGCAATCAGTCTTTCATCCGTTCCGATTCCAAACCGGCGTTTTTTTAGTCTTGAATATGCGATATCAAGAACCTCGTCCCTTGAAAGGGTCGGAACGATGCAGTTCTTACCGCCCTTTGCATCGATCGAGGACTTTGCTCTCGGCTTCCTCTTTTTGTTCTTCTGTTCCGGAGGTTTATTGTCAACAGGCTCTGCAGGGGAAACCGATCCAGTCTCTTTTTTAGCACCGTCATCGATTGCCGCATCGGAGTCCAGCTTGAATGAAACTTCATCCTCGGGTTCGTCCTCAGGAACAGTTTCGGATGTGATCTCTTTCTCCTCAAGAAGAGGTGTGAGGCCCCTGTGTTTCGTAAGCCTCTTCCCGAATCTCATCTTCGTCTTTTCATGGGTGACTGTCCCCATCACGAAGAAATCACCGGGTGTAAGAGTTGTCAGCTCCTCAACCTCCTGCTTGGAGCTGAAGAATAAACCCACGGCCTTAAGATCGTTTTCAATGGATAGTTTTCCGATGATCTGGTTGTTGCACTGGGAAAGAACGTTCTTGGTGACTATTGCAGGCCGTTGCGTCGCCACAAGAAGCCCCAGGCCTCTCTTTCTCCCACGGCGGGATATCTCCTCTATCTTCTTTATCGAATCCTTGGACTGGGGAATGAATTTGTCGGCCTCTTCGACTATCAGTAAGTACGGTTTTCTCTGCTCGGTCGATACGTCATAGAGTATATTTACAAGACGGGTGACCCGTGGGATCATGTCGACCTCCGAGACATCAAAGATTACAGGGCGGCTCTCGGCGACCGCTCTCTCCATAAGATGCTTGAGATTGACCCTCTCGATATCGTAGTCCATCTCTATATCTTCGCACTCTGAATCCGCTCCTTCCGCCCCAACCCACCAGATATTATCGAATTTTTCCTTCAGCGAATAGTATTCACCCTCGGTATCGATCAGGCAGAAACCGATCCCGGCTTCGCACATCTTCTCACATAATACAGCAATACTCCAGCTCTTCCCGGCCCCCGACTGTGCGATAATGCACGTCCTCCCGGTTACCAGCTCCTGGGCATCGACACTAAAGTCCCTTCCCCCTGCTTTACCTATCCTAAGCTGCATCTTTCTAACAATACTTAGTAATCAAAAGGTTTTAAGAATATTTATGAAAATATTATTCTGCAATTTCCCTGTGATTGCCGGATCTGGCAGATATGACTGAATTATTCTACCACGAGCAGGTCTATCGGCCTGAAGAAGATACATTTTTGCTGTCTGAAGCAGTCATGCACGAGATCAAATCCACGGACCGGGTAATAGAGATCGGAACAGGCAGCGGATTCATTTCGTCGGGAATCCGGGAAAGATCAGAGCAGGTGATTGCAACCGATATCAATCCCTATGCATGCACCACTGCAAAGAAAAACGGTGTGGAGGTTGTAAGGACGGACCTGTTTTCGGGAATCTGCGGTACATTCGATCTCGTGATCTTCAACCCGCCGTACCTGCCTACAAAGGCCGAAGAACGGATCGACGACTGGCTGGAGTACGCACTTGACGGTGGCGAGGACGGAAGAACCACGATTCAAAAATTCGCCGAACAGCTCGGTTCAGTCCTGTCAAAGACGGGCAGATGCCTGATCCTCATCTCGTCGCTTACCGGGACGGACGAGGTCAGGAAGATCTTTTCAGACCTGGGATTTCTCTCTTTTATTGTCGCAGAGAAAAAAGTAGAGGATGAAAGGTTGTACGTTCTCAGGGTCATACGAGATCTGTGCAGACTCTGAACCAAAGGCTTTACTCCTTTAAATCGCTCTAAGAGGGGTAAATATTAATATAATCATGCCGTATTTGTTGTTGGAGGGTATTTATGACTGACGTAGTTATAGTGGAAGAAGATGGTTTCTCTCCCGTAAACTGGTGGATCTTCCTTCTTCAGGGCCTTATTGCGGTAATTTTCGGTTTAATTCTGATGGTGTGGGCACCGGCGGTTTTCAACCTGATCTCGTACTTCCTCGGTGCACTGATAGTATTATACAGCATCTCGATAATCATCAAGGGTGCTGTAGGCGTTGGACAGGGAAGCGGAAAATCAAGAGCTCTGCTGGTAATTCTCGGAATTATCGGTATAATAATCGGACTGCTTGTTCTCCTGAACATCGAGATTATGTGGCTGACGATAGCCGTATTTATTGCCATATGGGCATTCATATCCGGTTTCGGAGATCTCTGGCTCGGGTTTACAGCCGAGAAGGAGAGCGGATGGTACAGGGTTCTTCTTATAATCACAGGAATCATAGCGCTGGCAATCGGATTCTTCGTTATCCTGATGCCGCTTCTTATGGATTATGTCTTTGTTATGGTTCTCGGAGCATTCTTATTTGTGCTTGGAATTGTAAGCATCATAACCGGCTTTATTGTCCAGGCAAAATTAAAGGGATAACCCTTTAACTTCTTTTAAACATAGAGTCCAGCCGAGATTTCGAAAAAGAGATCATGGTCGGCCTTCCGTGAGGACATGAATACGGATTTTTCGTTCTCGACAGCTGATCGACAAGTCTCTCCATCTGCTCCACGGATAACGAAGTTCCCGCTTTTATTGCAGCTTTGCATGCGATAGTGGAGGAGATTTTTTCTTTCAGAATGTCAAGAGACTGCGCCCTGCCCCCTTCGAGCAGATCGTTTACGATATCTCTCAGTGTTTCGGTACCGGCTTTTTTCCCGAGAATTACCGGGACGGCCCTGAGAGCATAGGTGTCCTTCCCGAACTCCTCGAGGAAGAAACCCTCCTCCTCAAGAAGCTGAAGGTTTTCTGAAAGTGCTGCGGACTCGGACGGCTTAAACGGGATCACAGAAGGAACGAGAAGCTCCTGTGAGATGTGGCCCGAGTTCCTCTTCTCGCAGACCATCTCATACATTATCCTCTCGTGGGCGGCATGCTGATCGATTATCACCATTTCGTCCTCGTCGCTTCCCCGCATCTGTGTTACTATATATGAATCGTCGACCTGCCCTATGACCTTCATGTAAGGAAGTTTTCTGTCATCCTCTTCAGATTCTGCGGCATCTGCGGACGAACGAAGCCTTGAATCGGTAGTAGAATATTCTGCCAGGGAATGGTCGGATCTGTTCTCCTTAATTTTGTTTGTCCTTCCCGAATAGGGATTATAAACCGGATCTTCGGACGATACGCAAAATAACGGTTTCTGAGAGGTATCGTCGACAACGGAAACTTTCCGGATGATGTTTTTATTTCCCGCACCATACGAAAACAGCAGGTTCCTGGAGTCCAGCGCCTCCCTGACTGAAGCTACAATCTCTTCTGTTATCTCTTTCTCTCTTGAGAAACGGACTTCTTTTTTAGCCGGGTGGACGTTTACGTCTACGACTTTCCTGTCAATCCTGATATTCAGGAAACATACCGGGTATCTCTCCCGCGGGAGAAGGGTGCCGTATGCCCTCTTCACCGCCTGGACGAGAGGAAGGGAATAAACCGGCCGGTTGTTTACGGATATGATGATCTTCCTGGAATTCGGAGCATCAAGGGAGGGAGGTGCACAGAAGCCGTCGACTTTCATGAACGTCTGAAGGCTCTTTACCGGGATCATCTCCTTTGCGTATTCGGTTCCGTAAACATACGTGATAGTATCGAGAACCGACCCGGATTTTCCTGTAGAAAGGCTGACTTTGCCGTTATGCAGGAGCTGAAATGAGATGCCGCTGTTGGCAAGCGATGCCTCTTCGACGACCCTGAATATATGGGTGAATTCGGTCTTTACAGATTTCAGGAATTTTTTTCTGACGGGCGTATTGAAGAACAGTTTTTCAACGAAGATGCTTGTTCCGTCCGGAGCGCTCACAGGGGACTGCTCGACTACGTCACCACCCTCTATTACGATCTTTGTACCCGGAGACGGTTCAAGTGTCCTTTGTTTTGTGATCATCGTGACCTTCGATACGGCCGCTATACTTGCAAGCGCCTCACCGCGAAAGCCCATTGTCGAGATCTCATAGAGATCGGATATTTTTGAGATTTTGCTTGTTGCATGCCTCGAAAACGAGATAAGGGCTGAATCGGCATCCATTCCGTATCCGTCGTCGGATATCCTGATCTTTGCTATTCCGTTGTTGTCGGAGGTTATCTCAACCTTTATTGAAGTTGCTTCCGCATCGAGCGAATTTTCAACCAGCTCCTTTACAACGGAGGCCGGCCTTTCGATTACTTCGCCGGCCGCTATCTTGTTGATCGTTGCATTGCTCAGGATGTGTATCTTTCCGGACTCACGGGATTCAGGACTGGTCATTTTTTATTTCCTCCGGCTTCTTCTCTCAACTGGTATATTACTGCAAGCGCCTCTCTCGGGGTCAGCGAATCGGGATCCAGATCTTTTACTTTCTTCAGGAGAGATTTCGTATTCTCATCCAGTGCCGGTTCCACGGCGGTTGGCTGGTCAACGAGAAGCATCTGGGTATAACGCGGCTGGATTCTTCCCCCGGTGCAGTACTCCTTCTCCTGCTCCTCCCGCAGTATCTCCTCGGATCTCTTTAGCACTTTCCTGGGAATTCCCGCAAGTTTTGCCACATGGATACCATAGCTCTTGTCGCTCGCACCGGGGATCAGTTTCCTGAGGAATACTATATCAGATCCTGTATCCTTTACAGCAAAATGATAGTTCTTCACCCTCTTCATCTTTCCCTCGATGTCCACCATCTCATGGAAGTGAGTGGCAAAAAGTGTTCTCGGCCCGGAACTCCCGCTCCCGTGCAGGTATTCTATAACTGCGCATGCAATGGAATATCCGTCAAGCGTACTTGTTCCCCTCCCTATCTCGTCGAGGATTACAAGGCTTTTGTCCGTTACATTGTTGAGTATGTTCGCAAGCTCAAGCATCTCGACCATGAACGTGCTCTGGCCGCTCGATAGATCGTCGAAAGCACCAACACGGGTGAATATCCTGTCGATAATTCCGATTACGGCACCTGACGCAGGGACGAAGCATCCTGCCTGGGCCATAATGCATAAAAGAGCCACTTCACGCATGTAGGTCGATTTTCCGGCCATGTTGGCGCCGGTTATTATCAGGATCTGGTTGTCCGAGGAATCGATCCCTGCATCGTTCGGGACAAAACCGGAGGACTGGTTCCTCTCTACAACCGGGTGCCGGCCGTCGCTTATCAGGAGTCTTGCCGAATCCTCGATCACGGGACGGACGTAATTGAAGTTCGATGACAGATGGGCAAAGTCCGCCAGGACATCAAGCCGGCCGATCATTTTTGCAGTTTCAAGGATCTCTTCGACTTTTTCCCTGAGTTCAGTCAGGATTCCGTCATACAAATCCTGTTCGAGTGCGATAAATCTCTCTTCCGCATTGACGATAAGCGACTCTTTCTCCTGCAGTTGGGGAAGAGTAAACCTTTCCCCATTGGCAGTGGTCTGTTTTCTCTGGTACTCCTGGGGAACAAGTTTGAGATTGGACTTTGTCACTTCTATATAATAACCGAAGACTTTGTTGTAGCTGACCTTCAGCGATTTAATCCCGGTCCGGTCCCTCTCGTCCTGCTGGAACTGGGCTATCCACTCCTTTGCAGAACCCGACGAGTCCCTGAGTTCGTCAAGATCATGATTGTAGCCTTTCTTGATCACACCGCCGGTTCTCGCCAGCACGGGGGGTTCGTCCTCGATGGATCTCTCAATCAGTTCAACGCATTCGTCGAGAGATTCAATCGAACCGAGCGAACAGGATATAAGTTCAGGGGTTACTGCTCCTTCCTCCGAAAATAATGATCTGATCTCGGGAATTTTTGCAAGGGAATTCTTTAATGTGACGAGTTCTCTCGGACCTGCATTCCCGTAGGAGATCCTCGCTGCGATTCTTTCAATATCCGCGTAACGGTGCAGGAGAAATCGCAATGATTCACGGATGTACAGGTTATTGAAGAAGAACTCTACTGCATTGAGCCTTGAATTTATATTGTCCCGGTCTACAAGCGGGGCCGTGAGCCATGATCTCAGAACCCTGCTCCCCATCGGTGTTTTAGTCTCGTCAAGGATATCGTAAAGTGAATTCTTACCCTGCCGTGTTCTTATATTCTCCAGGACCTCCAGGTTCCTCAGAGTGATTGCATCGAGAACCATGCTCCCGGAAGGAAGTCTGGTTGAAAAGCCCCTGATGTGGGAAAGATCCGATTTCTGCGTTTCGCACGCATATGAAAGGCATGCACCCGCAGCGCATACGGACAGGTCCATTCCCATGCAGCCGTATCCTTCGAGAGAATTCACCTCAAATTTTTCGAGCAGATAATTCCTTGCTGTGTCTATATCGAAATGAAGTGTATCATACCCGGTCACAAGAACGTTTCTGCCCGTGATATAATCAGAAATTTTCTTTGGACAATTTTCCGGGACAATGCACTCCGACGGTCTGTAGCGTGCAATCTCCGAATTTATCTGCGAGAACATTTCTCCATTGCCGGACCCAGAGATAAAAAACTCTCCCGTGGAAATATCAAGGAAGGCAAATCCCAGGTCTTCTCCGTCCCTGCCCGGCATAACTGACATCAGGTAACTGGGGCCCGAATTCTCGATCATTCCCGAATCGATAATTGTTCCCGGGGTTATTATCCTGACAACGTCACGTTTTACGATGCCCTTGGCCTTTTTCGGGTCCTCTATCTGATCGCAGACTGCCACCCTGTAACCCTTCTTTACAAGGCGCGAGATATACGATTCACCCGCGTGAATCGGAACACCTGCAAGCGGCATTTTTTCGCCGTTCTTGTCCCTGCCGCGTGAAGTCAGTGTAATATCCAGTTCACGCGACACGACTTCGGCATCCTCTCCAAAAGTCTCGTAGAAATCACCCATCTGGAAAAAAAGAACTGTGCCGGGGTGTTTCGACTTCATTTCGTAGAACTGTCTCATAGCAGGTGTCGGGCCGTCTGTCATCCTTGATTATTAGTATCGGTTTCGAGGGATATGACTGTTTTGA from Methanolacinia petrolearia DSM 11571 encodes:
- a CDS encoding 50S ribosomal protein L21e, which produces MAHHFGQRKKTRYKYKKELRKRGMAPVTSIIQEFEEGQKVHIVIDSSVQKGMPHRRFQGRTGEIIGKQGHAWVLEINDGNSRKTVVARPQHLKPQKQ
- a CDS encoding RNA polymerase Rpb4 family protein, whose amino-acid sequence is MKVKGIDSEERITLQETREMLLKVEADRLGAGKEMSYELRRSIEHANHLSKTSAEKSRELVEKLLSLEKIKPDIAFRIASIMPRTRDELRAIYAKERFTLSGEELDEILDLVEQHF
- a CDS encoding DUF655 domain-containing protein, yielding MRSDKKELYAVVLDYLPMGHGDARRPQFKKEPLVQAVGTDQYKLLELVPKNAEIKTEETVYIGDKERDKIERVKRRIGYEDLTQTAKLELPYAIEKIVLENEQKYVDFFNKAVPITSKQHMLHLLPGIGKKLMWEILDERNKKPFENFADISERIKTIPHPEQMIIKRIVEEIEDPNIKYHLFTSK
- the rsmA gene encoding 16S rRNA (adenine(1518)-N(6)/adenine(1519)-N(6))-dimethyltransferase RsmA, translating into MSAPHDQHFLTDPDAIRKIAHFSDIKDQTVLEIGPGKGALTKELLERGAKVIAIEIDPKMIEILGSRFADEIDSGRLNLLNEDAVRCDYPDFDIVIANLPYSASSKITFRLLEHGFKEAVLMYQKEFALRMMALPGTSNCGRLSVMVQTYAKVMPLLNLPPEAFSPPPAVDSMVVRITMKEELTYPVDDPEFYSILVRELFSHRRKTLKKSLKSSRSVIGEKRYERIVSMLPDEMLKKRAEELSLKDFSNISNIATK
- a CDS encoding ATP-binding protein, with amino-acid sequence MQLRIGKAGGRDFSVDAQELVTGRTCIIAQSGAGKSWSIAVLCEKMCEAGIGFCLIDTEGEYYSLKEKFDNIWWVGAEGADSECEDIEMDYDIERVNLKHLMERAVAESRPVIFDVSEVDMIPRVTRLVNILYDVSTEQRKPYLLIVEEADKFIPQSKDSIKKIEEISRRGRKRGLGLLVATQRPAIVTKNVLSQCNNQIIGKLSIENDLKAVGLFFSSKQEVEELTTLTPGDFFVMGTVTHEKTKMRFGKRLTKHRGLTPLLEEKEITSETVPEDEPEDEVSFKLDSDAAIDDGAKKETGSVSPAEPVDNKPPEQKNKKRKPRAKSSIDAKGGKNCIVPTLSRDEVLDIAYSRLKKRRFGIGTDERLIAAELSFRPVYFVLVRYIKSRIIRSGSTIENSFFLDGLTGDCVDIAGGITFRRCFSEYIGLDEDSILVLDGMPLAGETSVEIEARTRFPRKAVEKAVASLLERKLLTNGEAVGESGEIKYVPLVKRRLPALSTRIVKTDFRFGLPEEGEVIEETVQKDDVRTILKAIEPTSEIVEFKTFYYPVYEIRIAADHEEKTVSIDALTGKEVRWI
- a CDS encoding HemK2/MTQ2 family protein methyltransferase, with protein sequence MTELFYHEQVYRPEEDTFLLSEAVMHEIKSTDRVIEIGTGSGFISSGIRERSEQVIATDINPYACTTAKKNGVEVVRTDLFSGICGTFDLVIFNPPYLPTKAEERIDDWLEYALDGGEDGRTTIQKFAEQLGSVLSKTGRCLILISSLTGTDEVRKIFSDLGFLSFIVAEKKVEDERLYVLRVIRDLCRL
- a CDS encoding HdeD family acid-resistance protein, whose product is MTDVVIVEEDGFSPVNWWIFLLQGLIAVIFGLILMVWAPAVFNLISYFLGALIVLYSISIIIKGAVGVGQGSGKSRALLVILGIIGIIIGLLVLLNIEIMWLTIAVFIAIWAFISGFGDLWLGFTAEKESGWYRVLLIITGIIALAIGFFVILMPLLMDYVFVMVLGAFLFVLGIVSIITGFIVQAKLKG
- the mutL gene encoding DNA mismatch repair endonuclease MutL is translated as MTSPESRESGKIHILSNATINKIAAGEVIERPASVVKELVENSLDAEATSIKVEITSDNNGIAKIRISDDGYGMDADSALISFSRHATSKISKISDLYEISTMGFRGEALASIAAVSKVTMITKQRTLEPSPGTKIVIEGGDVVEQSPVSAPDGTSIFVEKLFFNTPVRKKFLKSVKTEFTHIFRVVEEASLANSGISFQLLHNGKVSLSTGKSGSVLDTITYVYGTEYAKEMIPVKSLQTFMKVDGFCAPPSLDAPNSRKIIISVNNRPVYSLPLVQAVKRAYGTLLPRERYPVCFLNIRIDRKVVDVNVHPAKKEVRFSREKEITEEIVASVREALDSRNLLFSYGAGNKNIIRKVSVVDDTSQKPLFCVSSEDPVYNPYSGRTNKIKENRSDHSLAEYSTTDSRLRSSADAAESEEDDRKLPYMKVIGQVDDSYIVTQMRGSDEDEMVIIDQHAAHERIMYEMVCEKRNSGHISQELLVPSVIPFKPSESAALSENLQLLEEEGFFLEEFGKDTYALRAVPVILGKKAGTETLRDIVNDLLEGGRAQSLDILKEKISSTIACKAAIKAGTSLSVEQMERLVDQLSRTKNPYSCPHGRPTMISFSKSRLDSMFKRS
- the mutS gene encoding DNA mismatch repair protein MutS, coding for MTDGPTPAMRQFYEMKSKHPGTVLFFQMGDFYETFGEDAEVVSRELDITLTSRGRDKNGEKMPLAGVPIHAGESYISRLVKKGYRVAVCDQIEDPKKAKGIVKRDVVRIITPGTIIDSGMIENSGPSYLMSVMPGRDGEDLGFAFLDISTGEFFISGSGNGEMFSQINSEIARYRPSECIVPENCPKKISDYITGRNVLVTGYDTLHFDIDTARNYLLEKFEVNSLEGYGCMGMDLSVCAAGACLSYACETQKSDLSHIRGFSTRLPSGSMVLDAITLRNLEVLENIRTRQGKNSLYDILDETKTPMGSRVLRSWLTAPLVDRDNINSRLNAVEFFFNNLYIRESLRFLLHRYADIERIAARISYGNAGPRELVTLKNSLAKIPEIRSLFSEEGAVTPELISCSLGSIESLDECVELIERSIEDEPPVLARTGGVIKKGYNHDLDELRDSSGSAKEWIAQFQQDERDRTGIKSLKVSYNKVFGYYIEVTKSNLKLVPQEYQRKQTTANGERFTLPQLQEKESLIVNAEERFIALEQDLYDGILTELREKVEEILETAKMIGRLDVLADFAHLSSNFNYVRPVIEDSARLLISDGRHPVVERNQSSGFVPNDAGIDSSDNQILIITGANMAGKSTYMREVALLCIMAQAGCFVPASGAVIGIIDRIFTRVGAFDDLSSGQSTFMVEMLELANILNNVTDKSLVILDEIGRGTSTLDGYSIACAVIEYLHGSGSSGPRTLFATHFHEMVDIEGKMKRVKNYHFAVKDTGSDIVFLRKLIPGASDKSYGIHVAKLAGIPRKVLKRSEEILREEQEKEYCTGGRIQPRYTQMLLVDQPTAVEPALDENTKSLLKKVKDLDPDSLTPREALAVIYQLREEAGGNKK